gatgtcaaaccctatggatccatatctaagattcgcgttcaccgattcaaaaaccaatgactaaacgttaccgagctaaagggaatgtttatgccgttgtataacccacacatataaagtttaagtactcgtgcctagtatgtaaaacgtaaaatgcgcatgtattctcagttcccaaaatagttaaagtaaaaagggattgctataactcacagtggtaaagtagtagtaaagtcgagtcgggaagtaagcaagtacgtaggtccggaaagtcctcaacctaagtcaaatattactaagtcagtaaatcgtcccaataggtttaaatgtatgtaaattaggtcttaaagatcatcatcattcatcatcaaacaaaaggtgtaacgtaagtttcgttcatgaaaagagtttaaaacaaaggctgacttggatcagtcaccacggcctcaatacctactgaaataaggtgagaccagtggccatggctccgtatatgagtcctttagttgtggtaaatattccagaagcaaactcgtcttcgtttgaccgtggcgacagtctaagtgcgagtaggtcagaattttcagcacaacgttaaaagacatagtgacactcggagggccataaatcctaaaccgtaactcggattaagacgagccttaaatgaaaagttatctacacgacctgagaaaactgaaaatcatctttacagcagTCCAGGTGGTCTGACCAGTTACAGAaaatagtaaacagtaggttccagtggttcttggtgcttgacgttcatcacggttctcgtccttgatgcatatagcttcaagtgtacaactcgttgatgtgtttacatcatctttgccaagttttgaccatcataacacaagtttaagtctaagataagtagcacaactcaattaagtgttgcaagtagtttgatgaaccaaagttacatcaagatcttagatccgacacatacatgaactataaaagtaatattgaactacaaatttgaaagtaaactaactaatcaagatcttaagatgtagaacatagttcttagttagatcttgaagatccaagacccaaaggtctagatctaaagttattaagttaaatctaacacaagtgtatgaagttataactaaaaagttatacttccatgttcttgaacttttaaagttaacttttgttcaagaaaaatgagatcaaagttaactagtaacacttgaccaacaacaacatgaatcatgaatttaaaaagtgcaagaatgaagtaataaactaagtaaacaagtaactagttcattgttgttcatactttaaagattcaagctaaagtcttgatctttaagaaagtaaactttaagtttacaaacatgaattacaagtatgattttacaatatatgaacttacaatctttcaaacattaaatgtagaacataaactagagagtttagttcttgtatgttcttgttatgacaagataaatgaagaacaaactagaaagtttggttcttgataacatgtaagtaaacaataacaactaacaagtaaacaaacaacaaacaaagattgatgatatGAGAGTGTATAGGTTCGGTTTTTGAGCAAGAAAAGGAAGAGAGAAAGAAGTCTTGTTgcttacaatttgagagagaaatgagagaaagttgcaagtattatttgtgtgtgtgtaaatgaaatgGAGACTAGTGAAAGAGTAATAaggaaaatcaaaaaaaaaaaaaaaaactctccctTTGCTTATGGTAGCCGACGGTTTTGGGATCAAAAGGGGGAAGGAAATAGTCCATAAGGTTCTTCATGTGTTTGTCTTAAAAGTTGGTTATAAGATGGCCTTGCATGGGGACTAGGTGTAATGGAACAAGTAACTAGTTTCCTTACACTAATTAATCTAGTTTCATGTcaaagtaatacttgcataataaaatgggctaactagtccatgtagtgtgtagggtgggcttctaagcccatgtacaatcATAAGGCCCAAGTATGCATGTAAGTAACaatttaaataaataagcccaagtaattaactagtaaccttagttaattaaaataattaataaaacttaatcatgaatgtaaataatattctaaaaatattattcgtgtaatgtacgtatgtcacaaagacgtttcgggcatttaaagtcatgtatggtagcatgtaaatgtatataaacaatacattcaataaaacacaagtattaataataattattaataaataaatgttgaaaAATTCAGGATCATTACACATTGCGCCTTGCAAGGAAAAATTGGCAAAAAAAAATTACGATTCCTGAGGtaaaaaaagatagaaaaaatggaCCTTTAAGTGATAATCACTATATTGATATTATTTCCTTATAATACTAAAAGAAGACCAAGATTTGGTCGTTTTCCTTATAATACTAAAAGAAGACCAAGATTTGGTCGTTTGACAACCAAAAAACGACACCCCACTCTCAAAAATACAATTTCTCCTCCTCAACTTACCTCATTTCTCAATTTCTTTAGGGACAAAATCCGTAAACTTATTAAACTATTTTAAAAACATAAACTAACACAACCAAAAATTTTGTTGGTCCGTATCTTCCATCTCGATGCGGGTTAAATTCTTTCACCATCACCGTGTAACCCAGAAATAATTtaacgaacacaacgcaacttggTATATGCGAAATAGACGCTTTTTTAAAAAACGACAAGTATTTCGAGCTATCTTTCATACATAACACTCGTACCACGTTTtttattctgtaaatacataacgccaCGTTAAATATTAATACGTAACCCGAAAGGTCACGCCGCATCGTTCAAGATCTTTTTTctagttatgattattattattattattattattattattattattattattattattaaattattgattgattgattttatttacatttatatatatatacattatatatatatatatatatatatatatatatatatatatatatatatatatatatatatatatatatatatatatatatatatatatatattgaatgatgaatgatgattatTGAATTGGGCTTTTACGTAGTTGGTTTGTTGCTATGAACTTATTGGGCCTATGTTTATCTTAACAGGCCGATATCAGTTCGATCTTTTATCAAAACCCTTCCAGCTCAAGGGCGCCATATAAGCGAAGGTTCACTCAAGAAATtgttacagtttttatttattcttTCGATTTTTCGTCACAATTAGTAACTGGAAATCGATAAATACAACTGTATCTGCAGTCTCGTGTAATTAGGTTTTTCTGATTATCGTATCTACTGCAGCTACGGTATGATTCTGGTTTAACGGATTTCATCTTCCGCTTACATTGATGTTTAACAAGTTTACATTTCTAGGGTTTCTGATTTTTCCTTTTTGACTTGATAATTGTTATGGAGTATATCTTTTGCTTGTACTATTTTCGCTTTTTCAATTTTGTTGTTCCTTATTTATACACGAGATTAACACGGtagtaatttaattttatatattcacGTGTCTGCAATTAGGTATATAGTTAATTAATAGTTAATTATTTGACATGAATTTTAATATCTTAATGTTGAAATGTTATGTAGCAATAATTGCATTGAAGCGGCTCCTTGGTCTCATATGATGCTTAGTGAACTTATTTTTGACACATTTATGATACTATTTAGTTTTGTTTCTGTTTGAATTGATTTTGTGAAGACTGTTTTAGATGGATATTGATTCAGAATCGAACGTTAACGCATCGGAAGAAGCTGGGTCAGCTATGCAAACAGAATCCAGTAATTCATCTGTAGTCAAAGTAAAAATACCGTCTAATTTTAACGTGTTTACTTAGATTTCTGAAGCTATGTAACAGCACCTTATTTCGTTTTTCAACATGTTGACAGTCAAGTGATGAAACGAAAGATGAAATTGAAAAGTCCATGGAGAAGCTTCAGATAGACAAGCCTTCTTCTTCGACAGGGTTTAAGAAGAAACCGGTTATTATCATTGTTGTTGGAATGGCAGGTATAATTTGAGCCTTTAAAGATTTGAAAATATTTGTAATCCGTATATTTAATATTTGAAGCAGAACATTTAGTTATCTGTGTAGAATTTTCTTTGTTAAATTATGGATTTGTGAATGAAATTTTTTATGCAGCATACTTACTGAAGTTATTATCAAGGTTGCAACAGAAAATGCTATTTGATATGTCGCTTAATTAGTTTAAAAGTTTGCAAGTGTTAATCGGTTTTTTAAAATCTCTAAAAATGATGGTTTAGAGCAATTCTGAGAAAGCAAGTAAAAAACTATCGATGTTTTGGCTGATTGCTAACCGTTTATCTCTTATAATATGCAGGGAGTGGGAAAACAACATTTATGCATCGTACTGTTTGTCATACACAAGCTTCCAACACAAGGGGTTACGTGATGAATCTTGATCCTGCTGTTATGACTCTCCCGTTTGGCGCCAATATTGACATCAGAGACACTGTTCGATACAAGGAAGTCATGAAACAGTTCAATCTCGGACCCAATGGAGGAATACTGACATCGCTTAACCTGTTTGCCACAAAATTTGACGAGGTAATGGTGAACTATTCACTCCTTTTTAGAATTTGTGTCCTTGTATAGTTATATACACATGCATACTCACTAATAGGTTCTAAAGGTTGGTTCTTTTTGTTCAGGAGGTTGAATATGGAtgggttgggtaacgggtcaaacagGTTTTACATACaaaaagtattgttattgttattaccatAATGATCTTGGAAGTTTTCTGTATGCATTTAAAGTATCTGTTGGGGGAgactttaaacacttaacatttttttgttaaaTTTACACATTTGACCCAATGCAGGTGCTTCTAAATTGACATTTATAGAAATCCTCATTCCTCGAGTAGCTTGTAAAGGAttgatttctttttttttatatatacacttatttggGCTCGTCAAGTTATATGTAATCACGTTTCAATGCTAGGTGATAGAAGTAATTGAGAAGCGAGCAGATGAACTGGATTACGTTCTTGTGGACACACCTGGTCAGATTGAGATCTTCACTTGGTCCGCCTCTGGAGCAATTATTACTGAAGCCTTTGCTTCGACGTTTCCAACTGTGATTGCTTATGTTGTTGATACACCTCGTGCTGAGAGTCCAAATACTTTCATGAGCAACATGCTGTATGCTTGTAGTATTCTTTATAAAACGCGTTTGCCGTTGGTTTTGGTATTCAACAAGACGGATGTAGCCCAACACCAATTTGCCCTGGAGGTGATATAAACTATTAAAAAGTTCATTTTTTTTCATAGAGATGGAAACAGGGGTGTGTGGGTTCGGTGCGTTAGCCTGACCCACCAATCACCGATGCCCCCGTTGTTCTTGTTTGTTAGTAATTATGATAGATTTTTCGCTAAATATGAT
This window of the Rutidosis leptorrhynchoides isolate AG116_Rl617_1_P2 chromosome 7, CSIRO_AGI_Rlap_v1, whole genome shotgun sequence genome carries:
- the LOC139857447 gene encoding GPN-loop GTPase QQT2, with the protein product MDIDSESNVNASEEAGSAMQTESSNSSVVKSSDETKDEIEKSMEKLQIDKPSSSTGFKKKPVIIIVVGMAGSGKTTFMHRTVCHTQASNTRGYVMNLDPAVMTLPFGANIDIRDTVRYKEVMKQFNLGPNGGILTSLNLFATKFDEVIEVIEKRADELDYVLVDTPGQIEIFTWSASGAIITEAFASTFPTVIAYVVDTPRAESPNTFMSNMLYACSILYKTRLPLVLVFNKTDVAQHQFALEWMKDFTVFHAALESDNSYPATLTRSLSLALEEFYKNLRAVGVSAVSGAGMDAFFKAIEASAEEYMKTYKAEVDKRRAEKERLEEERRKENMDKLRKDMEKSGGGTVVLTTGLKDNGKNKMEEDEEEEEEEEEEEIEMYSDDDDDDDEGGIDDDDEVIANFKF